In Chitinophaga oryzae, the sequence AAAATGAATGGTAGTGATACCATAATGCTGTATGGCGGCCTGTAGGTAGTCCGCGTCCTTTTGGCCGTCCGGCCTCGCAAATACCAGTTTAGCGCCGGAAACCAACGGCCAGAACAGCTCCCATACCGATACGTCGAAGCTGAAGGTGGTCTTCTGCAATACCGCATCTTCCGGCAGCAGGCCAAAATAATCCTGCGCCCACTGCAGGCGGTTGACCACGCCTTTGTGTTCGTTCATCACCCCTTTGGGCATACCGGTGGAACCGGAAGTATAGATCACATAAGCGAGGCTTTGAGGAGTTATGGTCACCGCCGGCGCCGCAGCGGCGTAGCGGTGAATAAGCGGCCAGTCGGTATCCAGTCGCACGGCGGTCACGCCTGCCGGCACCAGCGCGGCTGTCCTGCTGTCGGCCAGTACCACCGTCGCCCGGGTGTCTTTCAGCATATAGCGGACCCTTTCTTCCGGATAACCCGGGTCTATGGGCACGTAAGCTCCGCCGGCGCGCAGCACGCCCAGGATGGCCACGATCATGGCGCCGGAGCGTTCGAGCAGGACGGGCACCAGTGTTTCCCTCCCAATTCCTTTATCCTGCAGAAAACCGGCCAGCTGCGCTGAACGTTCTTCCAGCTGACGGTAGGTCAGCGTCTCGTCTTCAAAGACGACAGCAATGGCTTCGGGCGTACGGTGCACCTGTTCCAGGAAAAGGCTGACCAGCGTTTGGTTTTCAGGGTAACTTTCATCCGTATCGTTAAAAGCGGCCAGCTGACGGCGCTCTGCATCGGTCAGCCATTCCAGGTCCTGTACCAGGGCATCTGCAGACGACGTTAGCTGTCGCAATACCTGTTCGAAGTGACCTGCCATAGCCTGAACATCGGCAGAAGAAAGTATGCCCGCATTGTAATTAAAACTGATGCGGGTCTCCTCACCTGCTTCGATGATCACACTCAGCGGATAATTGGTATGTTCCTCAACAGCAAGGTTGTCTATCCGCAGCCGCCAATTTTCGGTTTCCAGTGCTTTACCGACGGGATAGTTTTCAAACACCAGCAGGGTATCAAACAAATCACCGGAGATACCTGCGCCGCGCCGGATGGTATCCAGGCCGGTATATTGAAACTCCCTGCTTTCCAGCTGGGAGGCCTGTATTTCCTGCAGCCAGGAGACCACGCGGCTGTTTTCCCGCACCGCCGTATGCAACGGCAGCGTATTGATATACAAGCCTACCCGCTGTTCCACGCCTGGAAGATCTTCCGGGCGGCCGGACACTGTAACGCCGTAGGTCACTTCGCTGCGGCCGGTGTAGCGGGATAACAGGTACGCCCATACGCCCTGCATAATCGTATTGATCGTAAGCCGCTGCTGCTGCGCAAAACGCGTCAGTACGGCAGTAGCATTCCTGTCCAGCGACACCGTTGCCGTGTTATAAACACCGGCGCCTTTATTTCGTTCCGTGGCTGCGTGGATGAATGGCAACAGCGTGCCTTCATCGGTATCTTTCAGGTACCCCTGCCAGTAAGCCGCTGCCTGCGCCTTGTCCTGCTGCTCCACGTAACGGATATAATCGTTGTACCGGTCTTTTTCGTATGGTTCAGGGGGCTCTCCGGCAGACAGTCTTCCGTAGGTGCGTAACAGGTTCTCCAGCAACAACGCCATGGACCAGCCGTCAAACAGGATATGATGGAACGTCCACAGCATCCGGTAGCGCTTATCATTCAACCGTATCAGCGCCACCCGCATGAGGGGCACTACGGTAAAATCGATGCCTTTTTCGCGGTCTGCCGCCTCATAGTCTCTCAATGCCTGTTGCCGCGCCTCTTCCGTCAGGTGGCTGAAGTCCAGCAGTTCAAAAGGCATCTCTGCCTCGCGGTAAGCGCATTGCAACGGTATGCTGAAATCATCATAATAAAAACCGGTGCGTAATATGCTGTAGCGGCTGAGAAGATGATTCCAGCTCTGTTGCAGCGCATCGATGTCCGGCGCTTCCAGGTCGCATCTCAGCTGCTGGAAGTAAGCCGCATTTTGACTTTCGTACAGGCCGTGAAAGAGCATTCCTTCCTGAAGGCCGCTGAGGCGGCAGATATCCTCCACCTGCGCCTGTCGTTCCGCCCCCCTGAAGTCTGCAGCCATAAAGGCATCCAGCTCCTCCATGCTGACAATACCGCCCAGCCCGAAATCGGAGGGCGTAAAAACAGCGTGGCGCACAGCCGTACAATGCGCGATCAAAGTTTCCAGCTGCTCAAGATACCCGGCGGACAAGGCGATAATATCTGCCTCTTCGAAATGCAGCGTACTATAGCTCCAGTCCAGCACGAGCGCTCCGTTTTGAATGATGCTGTTGACCGCTATTTTTTCCTGTACGGGATAGTCCGGCGCTACCGACTGTCCCGGCAGCTCAGCTGCATAACGCAACGGGCCGTCGTTTCCTGTCAGGTTGTCCAACTGCCCCAGGTAGTTAAACACGATGTCCCATGGATCACCGCCTTGCAGCGCAGGGACTTTGTTAAGATATTTCAGTACCCCGAAGCCGATGCCCCTGTCGGGCACCTGGCGGAGTTGTTCTTTGATCGTTTTCAATGTGGCGCCTGTACCGGCCTGCCCCGCGATATCCAGCAATACCGGGTACAGCGAGGTAAACCAACCAACGGTACGCGTAGTATCGATACCTTTAGCGATATCCTCCCTTCCGTGGCCTTCCAGGCCGATGACCACCTGTTGCCGGCCATCCCATGCAGCTACGGCCTGCGCCAGTGCGCACAGCAGTATATCGTTGATGGCGGTATGATAGGCTTTGGGGCTTCCTGCAGCAGCGCGGTTGTTTTTGCAGCATCCAGCCGTACCTGCCGTGTGCGTATATCCTTCAGCGTAGCAGGCCGCACATTGGTTTTCTGTTTGCTTAGCGGCGCATAGTGGCCGGTAATTTTCTCCCAATAAGCCGGCTGACCGGACAGCAACGCCTGGCTTCCATAGCCCGCCAGCGCTTCCCGCCATTGGCGCACAGAAGCGCCTTTAGCACCCAGCACAGCTTCCGCCTGTTTGTTGTCTTTATTTTTCAGCAATAATGCCAGGTCTTCCAGTATAATTCTCCAGGACACGCCATCTACCGCCAGGTGATGGATAGCCAGTAACAAATAGTTATGTGCTTCCGTCGAAGGTGTCAGGAGCAGGGTGGCGTGCAATAAATCGCCGGTGGCAATATCCAGGCTGCGATGGGCCGCGTTAGCGTACGACAGCAGCTGTTCCTGCATGGCCGCCACCGGGGTAGCGCGGAGATCTGCCACTTCCAGGCTGCCTTCCGCAGTACCATAGCGCTGTGTCCAGCCGGTGGCGCCCTGCTGACAGGTAAAACGCAGCGCGTCGTGATAACGCACCAGTCCTGCTACGGCGTTGGCCATGGCTTCCGGCGTAATATGTTTATCTACCGCTATCGACAGTCCCTGGTTATAGTAAGACACCGTAGGCGGTTCGCTATCAAAATACCATTGCTGAATCGGCAACAAACCGCTTTCGCCGGTGAGCGTGCCTTGTTCCCCTGCATGTACTGTCTCCTGCCCGGCGCCCAGCATGGCAGCGAGGCCGCCGATGGTCTGGTGCAGGAAGAGATCGCGGGGATGCAGGTGGTAGCCTGCACGACGGGCGCGGCTCACCACCTGGATGGTAATAATAGAGTCACCGCCCAGCTCAAAAAAATTATCGTTTAGCCCTACCCGTTCTACCCCGAGCAGGTCCTTCCATATGAGGGCCAGCGCCTGTTCTGTGGCAGTATGCGGCGCTATATATTCATTCGTCAGCACAGCACCCGCGTCGGCATCGGGCAACGCTTTTTTATCAACCTTACCGTTACGCGTAAGCGGTAGTTTATCCAATGCTATGAGAATGGCCGGCACCATGTATTCCGGCAGCTGTTCTTTCAGGTAGGCCAGGATAGCGGCTTTGTCGTATACGCCGTTGGGCACCACATAACCAATCAACCGTTTGTTGCCTTTGCCATCGGCCTTCGCCAGCACTACCGCCTGGTTGACCAGCTTACATTTGGTCATCACGCTTTCTATCTCTCCCAGCTCGATACGGAATCCGCGTATTTTCACCTGGTCGTCTATACGACCGAGGTATTCCACTGTTCCATCCGGCAGCCAGCGGCCGAGGTCACCGGTACGGTACATACGGGCGCCGGGTTCATGGCTGAACGGGTCGGCGACAAACCGTGTTGCCGTTAGGTCCGGACGATGAAGGTATCCTCTCGCCAGCCCGGCGCCGCCCACATGCAGCTCTCCGGCTACGCCGGGGGGTACCAGTCCGCCGTAGGGGTCCAGGATGTACAGGCTCAGGGTAGGAATAGGTACCCCGATAACGCTGCCGCTGTTGGCATGATGTAATGCGATCGGCTGGTAGGTGACGTGCACCGTAGTTTCTGTAATGCCGTACATATTGATCAGCCGGCAGTTGCCGTATCGTTGCAGCCAGGGCTGTACCTTTCCGGGGTTTAATGCTTCTCCGCCAAAGATCACATACCGCACCGGCACGGTATCCGTGGCGCCGGTCAGGTAGTCCTGCAGGACGTAAAAAGCGGAAGGCGTCTGGTTGAGGATGGTCACCTTCTCCCGCAGCAACAGTTCCCCGAAAGCCATCGCATCCTGCGCTACCGGCTTAGGCACTATCACGAGGCGGCCGCCATAGAACAGCGCGCCGTACATTTCCCAGACGGAGAAGTCGAAGCAGAAAGAGTGGAACATCGTCCAGACGTCTGCGCTGTTAAAATCATACAACGGCGCCTCGGTCTCAAACAGCCGCACTACGTTGCGATGCTCAATGAGCACGCCTTTGGGGTTACCGGTAGAACCGGAGGTATAGATCACGTAAGCGAGGTTAGACGGCCGCAATGATGTGACCGGCGGCGCCGTTTTGTATGCGGCAGGCGTACGCAGCTTCTTATCTGCGGCCACCAGCACGATATCTTTGCGGTTGGTTTTTAGTTTGTCCTTGCAGGCACTGCTGGTCACTACTACCCTGGCAGCGGTATCTTCGATAATAAAGCGGACCCGCTCTTCCGGGTAATCCGGATCGACAGGCACGTAGGCGCCGCCGGCTTTCAGGATACCCAGGATACCGATGATCATCTCCGGAGAACGCTCCAGGCAGATAGGCACAAGCGTATCTTCTTCCACTCCCTTTTCCCGCAGGTGATGCGCCAGCTGGTTGGAGCGCGCATGTAATTCACCGTAGGTCAACGTCGTTCCGTCCAGTGATACTGCAACGGCATCGGGCGTACGAAGCGCCTGTTCTATCAGCAGGTCTACCATGGTTTTCTCCCTGGGATAACCGACAGCAGCAGCGTTGAATGTTCCCAGCAACTGTTCTCTTTCACCGGCAGTCAGCATCGGCAGCAGCCCGATTTTCTCCTGCGGCGCCGCTACAACGCTGCGCAACAGTTGTTCGAAATGCCCCCATAAGCGGATAATCGTCTGCCGGGTGAACAGATCGCTGCAATATTCCAGGTTCACATCGATACCGTCCGGATTTTCTACGGCAGAAAAATTCAGATCGAACAACGTGGTCGTATGTTCGATCTCTTCAGTCTTAACAGTCAAACCACCGAGGCGGAGCATAAAGTTGTCCGACATTTTCTCCAGGCCAAAAACGACCTGGAACAACGGCGCTCTGCTAAGGTCCCGGTTGGTGACCACCGCATCCACTATCTTTTCAAACGGCACTTCCTGGTGTTCATAAGCACCCACTGTTGTTTCTTTTACCTGTTGCAGCAGGTCAGTAAAGGCAGGATTATTGCCAAGGTCGCTGCGCAGGGCGAGCGTATTTACAAAGAATCCGATCAGTCCTTCCGCTTCTTCCTGCAACCTGCCGTCAACGGGGCAACCTACGCAGATGTCATCCTGTCCGCTATAGCGGTGCAGCAGCACTTTAAATGTTGCCAGCAGGGTCATGTACAGCGTGACGTTCTGTTCGCGGGAAAGTAGCCGCAGCCGGCCGGTCAGCTCCTTATCTATTTTGAAAGGGATCAAGGCGCCGTTGGTACTTTTCCGGACACCCCGGCTACCGTCTCCCGGCAGCTCCAGTAAAGCGGTGCCGGACAACTTTTTTCGCCAGTAGTCCAGTTTGTTTTCCAGGAAGCGGCCCCGCAGGTGTTTACGCTGCCACAGCGCATAGTCTGCATATTGAACAGGAAGCGGCGGTGTCGTGTCTGTACGGCCACCGGAATAAACGGCGTACAGTTCCTCCACTTCATTAAACAGGATGGACATGGACCAGCCGTCTACCGCAATATGGTGAATGACTATCACCAGAATATGTTCTTCTGCCGACAGCCTGATGAGATGTACACGGAGCGGATGGTCCCGGCCCAGGTCGAAAGGAGCATTGATCAACGTGCCGATGCAGGCGCTCAGTTGTATGGCATCTGCGGTCTCGCTCGTATCAGCCGTAAAGCCAAGATGCCACCGGTCTTTTTCCAGCACATGCTGGTACGGCCGGCCTTCTTCCTGTAAGATGACCGTCCTCAGTATTTCGTGGCGGTTCACGATCGCCTGAAAAGTGCGTTCCAGCGAAGCTGTGTCCAGGCGGCCGCTGATACGGAACGCGCCTCTCAAATGATATTGCACCGACCCTTCCAGCTGATCAATGAACCAGAGGCGTTCCTGGCCAAAAGACAGAGGAACATGTCCTTCAAAGATACCAGCCAGCGGAGTGATCGTCGTCGTGTAATCCTGTTCGTTATCCTGTTGCTTCAGGTATTCGATCAGCCTGACTTTATGTTCCTTTAGTTTCGCAAGAAACGACTCATCGAGTTCCCTGTCATCCGCTATATTCAGTAACAGGCTATCGTCTTCAAAAGATATTGTGACCCCATTTTCAGTTGCCTGCTGCAACAGGGCTAAAATATCGTTAGTATTTAAACTGGGCATTGTGCTTGGATTTAATGAAGTTTCCGGGAACGGCGCAGGAGCGCCGGCCAATAGTGCGTCAGACAACGTATGTGCGGCGTTTTTTTAAGCGACAGTGGCCGATTGCAGCTTATGCGCCAGTTGCGCCGCCCACTCCGGATTGTAGATCGTGTCCAGGTAGGAATGGCCTTTGTCGGGGAAGACGAGCAGTGAATTCGGAGGTTTGGGAAAGGACTGCTGACGGAAATAATTTTTAGCGGCAAGATATACGGCGCCGGAAGAAGCCCCCGCAAAGATCACCTGTTCATTAAGCAATTCGAGGCAGCCTTTCACGATATCTGTTTGTGAAAGGATCACCACATCATCTATGAGGGCGTTTTTTATGATAGGCGGCACCTGGCTGGCGCCGATACCGGAGATGTATCTTTTTACCGGCGGCGCGTTGAAGATCACGGAACCTTCTACATCTACCCCTACTATTTTAATATCAGGGCGCTCCGCTTTAATACTGCTGGAGATGCCCGTGATGGCGCCGCTGGAGCTTACCGCCACAAACACGTAGTCGATGGGCTCCGGACAAGCCAGGATTTCTTTTGTCAGTCCGTAATAGCCTTTGTAATTATTGGGATCGCCGTATTGATCGGCGATAAAAGAATTTTCGATGGTGGTATGCAGGCGGTTGACGGTATCTATGCGGGTGAGCAGGTATCCGCCGGTATGATCGCGTTCTGTGATCTTCACCACCTTATAGGAGAGGATATTCAGCAGCGCTTCGTAAGCGCTGTTGATGTTCGGATCTATCACCGGGATAAATTTCAGGTCTAGCATTTTACAGATGGAAGCCACGGCAATAGCGAGGTTACCGGAGCTGGACGCGATGATGGTGGTATCTTTGTTGATATGGCCGGCTTTGATACCGTTGTAGATAATGCTGTAACCGGCGCGGTCTTTAGAGCTGCCGGAGAAATTGTTATACTCCAGTTTAGCCCACAAAGGGGTGTTGGTATTCCGGAGGGAAATGAGGGGGGTGTTGCCGATAAAAGCGGACAACTTTTCAAGCTGCTGTAGCATGTTTGCATTTTTATGGTAAAAAACCGGGGGTATACCTGCATCCGGGGAGGATGCAGGTAGCAGATTAGTTGGCGAATGATAATGGTGTTCAGGAAAGAAAAAGGAGCGTCATCAACAAACAATCGGAAAGGGCCGGCATTACTGCTCTTCCGCCACCAATGCTTCTTTTCTGTTGTACAGGAGCTCTTTTTCTCCATACAGCCGTTCAGCGATGATGCCTTTCGCTTCACATTCCTTTACCAGTTTGTTGGACTGGATGATCGGGTTGGATTCGTCGGTATATACGATGCTGCTGATAAATTCCAGCCAGGGTTCCATCCCCATGGCATATACATAAGCTTCTTTCGGGTGGAAGATATTCACCAGCGCCATCCCTTTCGGGCAGTCGGATCCTGCGAGCCTGCGGCTGCTGTCCTGGTCCCGGGTGATCTTTTTGGTCAGCAGCGGGCCGTACAGCCATGTGAGCGGAGCGCCGTCGCATTCCATGCCAAGGAACAGCACGTCCACGTCCCCGATCTGGTTATGAATTAGTTTATAAAGGGCAGATTCCACGATCCTGGAGTCGGCGAGGAACAACAGTTTGAAACCGCTGATCTGTACCAGGAAACAGGATTTGGTGAGAATGCTCATATCGCAGTGTTCACCGGTGAAAGGCAGGCCGGTGATGGTGGTATCCACAAATTCGATGGTTTCCATCGGATCTACCGCCACTACATTATCGAAGCCGATATTGTTGAACATCAGCTTCAGATCCGGGTCTTCCAGCTTGCCGCTGCAGGTACGCGGCACTATCAGGTTCCTGATTTTATGACGCAGGGGCAGCAGCGTTTCGAAGAGGATGTGGTCCTGGTGGTTGTGCGTGATCAGCACGTAATCAATTACATCCGGCAGGTCGGCATCGGAGAAGTGGTCGATACTGCTTTCATAGCCATAGTAGCTGATCAGCGGGTCTACGAGGATGCTCACGTCTTTTGTTTCCACGAGGATACAGGCGTGACCGAAATAGCGCATGCGGATTTTGTCGCCGGTATACCGTTTATAGGCTGGCGGCGGCGTTTCCGTAAAGAAGGTGTCAAACAGCGCCTCCTGCTCCGGGGTGATGCCGAAAATCGCTTTGATCTCCGACAGGGGGCGTGCCGTCCGTTTCATGCGGCTGATGGCGTCAATACCCGGGTGATCGAAGGGGATGTTGAGATGCAGCACATCCGGTTCATCGAGCCGGGGCGTACTGAGGCAGAAAGGCCGGTGGTCGTTGTTGGTGATCCACAGGGCGATGCTCTGTGCCTCTTTATTATAGAATTCACTTTTATACAGGAGTGATTCGAAGAAACGGTAGTCTGCATTATTATTGCGGTCGTAACACAGTTCCACATAGCCTTTGAGGATGTCCGGCACTTTTTCGTACAGGGGTTCCAGTCCGAAGCCTTTGCCTTCTGCGGCCAGTATTCTGTCCAGTTCTTTACAGGCTTTAGCGAATTCGATGGTCCGGTGCTGGCGTTTCAGGATATCTTCTTTCAGGGCACTCACTTCCGCTACCCTTCCGCCGTTGAAGTCCATGAAGGGACCGCCTTTCATTTTCGGATTCAGCACGGCTTCCGCATGGATAGCGGGATCGTCGAGGTAAGAGTCCATGATGGTGAGGTGGCGTCCGATGGTGTTCATGGCTGCTGTTGCCGGAGAGATCAGGTGACTCCAGGCATACCACCGGTCATACAATGGTTCCAGCACTACGTTGGGCTTGAGGTATACTTTTTTGTCGCTCATAATTGATATGATTTGTGATGTACAAGTAATTTTTTGGCGATGATGCTGACGATCTCGTAGGGGTATTTGAAGATAAAAAAGTGATGACCGGGCATTCGGCGGAAATCGACCGGCTTATGGGTTTCCTGTTGCCACAGGCGGATATCTTCGTGTTTCATATCTTCTCTCGTTCCGGTGATAACGGTAACGGGTATATCCAATGGTTCGTGGCGGATATGGGCGTAATTCTCCGACACTTTGAAGTCAGCGCGCAGGATGGGCTCTATAAAATCCAGCAGTTCATCGTTCTGCAGTATTTCATCAGGGCTTCCGTTGAGATTACGGACTTCCTCGATAAAAGATTTTTTATCCAGCAGGTGCCTTTTCTTCTCTGTTCTTGACAGTGCTGCGGGCCCGGAGGTGCCGGTGATAAAAAGATGCAGGGGTGGCATGCGGCCTTCTTCCCTGATTTTGCGGGCCAGGAGATAACAGAGCAGTCCCCCCATGCTGTGTCCGTAGATGGCGTAGGGCGCCTTGTCAATTTTATGCTCAACCTGCTGATAGAGGTCATTCACCAGCTGCCGTATATCTTCTTTCAGGGGTTCACTCATCCGCGTACCTCTGCCGGGATATTCCAGCGGGATAAGGTTCAGGAAAGATGGCAGGTGTTCTTCATACAACCGGTAGGAGTACTTGCTACCTCCGGCAAAGGGCAGACAGAAAAGATTGATTTTCTCCATATGTCAAAGTTTCCACGTTGTCAAAAAATCGGACATAGGAATCCCTGTCCGGGACCAGGGAGTCCGGTATCTGAGTTATAAAGGAATGACGACGACAGTCACCTGTATTACACAGCTGATGTCTGTCTGTTCCTGCATCATATCAGGGAAATTACAGGCTGGCGGAGGCCTGTGCAGCAGAGGGGAGCCGTCCTGCTGAAAAAATGAAACGCGCCAGGGTTTCCATGCAGGCCATGTTGAATGTAACCATGGCCGGCCGCTTACAAGGCAATTGAATCGAGGTATTCTCCAGATACGGCCACCAGAATATTCTTCTGCAGCATATTCACCCTTACCAGAAATTTCCGTTCGCCTTTTACTTCCACCACCTCGCAGACGAGGCCGCATAGTATTCCATCTTTGATCATCAATTGTTTTCCGGGCAGAAAATAATCATCCGATACCTCAATATCGATATTACTTGTCTGTTGGGTAACCAGCCGGATACTATGAATCACGTCTTCCTTCACCTTTACCACCTCCTTACCTGTTTTCACATAATATAACACAGCTTCCAGGCTTAGCACCCTGTAATAGGTTTCCAGGTCCTCCAGATAAATAAAGAGGTAAGAAGGAAATAATGGAGCGTCAATGAATTTTTTCCGGTCTTTCCACGCGCGTAAAATTCTGGCTGTAGGTAAAAAGTTGACAATATTCAAAGTTGACAAAAAAGCGGCAACTTTTTTTTCGTGACGGGGCTTGGTATACACCACATACCAGCCATTTACGGAAATGCTCATTGAGGGTATTTTCTAAAGGATACTAATAAAGCGACAGGCTTTCCTTCCAGATATAGTTTCACATGCCTTTCCTGAAACAATGTCATTCAGTTCCGGGCATAGCTGTCGCTAGCGTGAATCCAGATCCTTCACATTACATAAAAAAAATAAAGTAGCTGTTTAAACGATGTAATAAGTTAACATAAAACACCACCTTGGATGTCTCAGAATTTTCCGGATAGTATTAGTTTGTGTTTAGTCTCCTGGCTTAGTTTAACATTTAAGGAAAATTTGATTATTTGAGGGTCTGCTAACTACTTTTTTTATCGTTGTACAATAATTAACACTTCTATCGTCCTTATCAGTGGGTCGAATTTAGCAAACATATTTTATTCAGCAAAAAAAATTATCCGGCGGCTCACCGCAGCAGAAAAAAAACACAATATATGTTGCGAGGTACAATCCGGTGAAGTAGCAATTCAGTAAAAGGGTGCATGAAACCTGCCACAGTAAGGTA encodes:
- a CDS encoding non-ribosomal peptide synthetase, whose product is MPSLNTNDILALLQQATENGVTISFEDDSLLLNIADDRELDESFLAKLKEHKVRLIEYLKQQDNEQDYTTTITPLAGIFEGHVPLSFGQERLWFIDQLEGSVQYHLRGAFRISGRLDTASLERTFQAIVNRHEILRTVILQEEGRPYQHVLEKDRWHLGFTADTSETADAIQLSACIGTLINAPFDLGRDHPLRVHLIRLSAEEHILVIVIHHIAVDGWSMSILFNEVEELYAVYSGGRTDTTPPLPVQYADYALWQRKHLRGRFLENKLDYWRKKLSGTALLELPGDGSRGVRKSTNGALIPFKIDKELTGRLRLLSREQNVTLYMTLLATFKVLLHRYSGQDDICVGCPVDGRLQEEAEGLIGFFVNTLALRSDLGNNPAFTDLLQQVKETTVGAYEHQEVPFEKIVDAVVTNRDLSRAPLFQVVFGLEKMSDNFMLRLGGLTVKTEEIEHTTTLFDLNFSAVENPDGIDVNLEYCSDLFTRQTIIRLWGHFEQLLRSVVAAPQEKIGLLPMLTAGEREQLLGTFNAAAVGYPREKTMVDLLIEQALRTPDAVAVSLDGTTLTYGELHARSNQLAHHLREKGVEEDTLVPICLERSPEMIIGILGILKAGGAYVPVDPDYPEERVRFIIEDTAARVVVTSSACKDKLKTNRKDIVLVAADKKLRTPAAYKTAPPVTSLRPSNLAYVIYTSGSTGNPKGVLIEHRNVVRLFETEAPLYDFNSADVWTMFHSFCFDFSVWEMYGALFYGGRLVIVPKPVAQDAMAFGELLLREKVTILNQTPSAFYVLQDYLTGATDTVPVRYVIFGGEALNPGKVQPWLQRYGNCRLINMYGITETTVHVTYQPIALHHANSGSVIGVPIPTLSLYILDPYGGLVPPGVAGELHVGGAGLARGYLHRPDLTATRFVADPFSHEPGARMYRTGDLGRWLPDGTVEYLGRIDDQVKIRGFRIELGEIESVMTKCKLVNQAVVLAKADGKGNKRLIGYVVPNGVYDKAAILAYLKEQLPEYMVPAILIALDKLPLTRNGKVDKKALPDADAGAVLTNEYIAPHTATEQALALIWKDLLGVERVGLNDNFFELGGDSIITIQVVSRARRAGYHLHPRDLFLHQTIGGLAAMLGAGQETVHAGEQGTLTGESGLLPIQQWYFDSEPPTVSYYNQGLSIAVDKHITPEAMANAVAGLVRYHDALRFTCQQGATGWTQRYGTAEGSLEVADLRATPVAAMQEQLLSYANAAHRSLDIATGDLLHATLLLTPSTEAHNYLLLAIHHLAVDGVSWRIILEDLALLLKNKDNKQAEAVLGAKGASVRQWREALAGYGSQALLSGQPAYWEKITGHYAPLSKQKTNVRPATLKDIRTRQVRLDAAKTTALLQEAPKPIIPPSTIYCCAHWRRP
- a CDS encoding UpxY family transcription antiterminator, which gives rise to MSISVNGWYVVYTKPRHEKKVAAFLSTLNIVNFLPTARILRAWKDRKKFIDAPLFPSYLFIYLEDLETYYRVLSLEAVLYYVKTGKEVVKVKEDVIHSIRLVTQQTSNIDIEVSDDYFLPGKQLMIKDGILCGLVCEVVEVKGERKFLVRVNMLQKNILVAVSGEYLDSIAL
- a CDS encoding MBL fold metallo-hydrolase, with the protein product MSDKKVYLKPNVVLEPLYDRWYAWSHLISPATAAMNTIGRHLTIMDSYLDDPAIHAEAVLNPKMKGGPFMDFNGGRVAEVSALKEDILKRQHRTIEFAKACKELDRILAAEGKGFGLEPLYEKVPDILKGYVELCYDRNNNADYRFFESLLYKSEFYNKEAQSIALWITNNDHRPFCLSTPRLDEPDVLHLNIPFDHPGIDAISRMKRTARPLSEIKAIFGITPEQEALFDTFFTETPPPAYKRYTGDKIRMRYFGHACILVETKDVSILVDPLISYYGYESSIDHFSDADLPDVIDYVLITHNHQDHILFETLLPLRHKIRNLIVPRTCSGKLEDPDLKLMFNNIGFDNVVAVDPMETIEFVDTTITGLPFTGEHCDMSILTKSCFLVQISGFKLLFLADSRIVESALYKLIHNQIGDVDVLFLGMECDGAPLTWLYGPLLTKKITRDQDSSRRLAGSDCPKGMALVNIFHPKEAYVYAMGMEPWLEFISSIVYTDESNPIIQSNKLVKECEAKGIIAERLYGEKELLYNRKEALVAEEQ
- a CDS encoding pyridoxal-phosphate dependent enzyme — its product is MLQQLEKLSAFIGNTPLISLRNTNTPLWAKLEYNNFSGSSKDRAGYSIIYNGIKAGHINKDTTIIASSSGNLAIAVASICKMLDLKFIPVIDPNINSAYEALLNILSYKVVKITERDHTGGYLLTRIDTVNRLHTTIENSFIADQYGDPNNYKGYYGLTKEILACPEPIDYVFVAVSSSGAITGISSSIKAERPDIKIVGVDVEGSVIFNAPPVKRYISGIGASQVPPIIKNALIDDVVILSQTDIVKGCLELLNEQVIFAGASSGAVYLAAKNYFRQQSFPKPPNSLLVFPDKGHSYLDTIYNPEWAAQLAHKLQSATVA
- a CDS encoding thioesterase II family protein, translating into MEKINLFCLPFAGGSKYSYRLYEEHLPSFLNLIPLEYPGRGTRMSEPLKEDIRQLVNDLYQQVEHKIDKAPYAIYGHSMGGLLCYLLARKIREEGRMPPLHLFITGTSGPAALSRTEKKRHLLDKKSFIEEVRNLNGSPDEILQNDELLDFIEPILRADFKVSENYAHIRHEPLDIPVTVITGTREDMKHEDIRLWQQETHKPVDFRRMPGHHFFIFKYPYEIVSIIAKKLLVHHKSYQL